In the Flavobacterium pallidum genome, one interval contains:
- a CDS encoding uroporphyrinogen-III synthase, translated as MTRVLSTKKLLPNQRQFLLNAGISVIEADFILVQEKEFTFTEIFDNLIFTSANAVKVVASHPDVQEIRRKPCFCVGEKTAALLDEVGFTVMEIVDNASALAEMIKKNYAKETFTFFCGSLRMETLPVNLKISGISFNEIEVYETVLAPKKINAEVDGLLFFSPSAVESYLAENQIDNQICFCIGATTAKALEQKTKNIVMANKPSVENVIIQTIQHFK; from the coding sequence ATGACCCGTGTCCTTTCCACAAAAAAGCTTTTGCCGAACCAGAGGCAGTTTTTGCTGAATGCAGGAATATCAGTAATCGAAGCCGATTTTATTTTGGTTCAGGAAAAGGAATTTACGTTCACTGAAATTTTTGATAACCTGATTTTTACCAGTGCGAACGCCGTAAAAGTAGTGGCATCACATCCGGATGTACAGGAAATCCGCCGGAAGCCATGCTTTTGCGTAGGTGAAAAAACAGCAGCATTACTAGATGAAGTTGGGTTTACGGTGATGGAAATTGTCGACAATGCTTCCGCTTTGGCAGAAATGATTAAAAAGAATTACGCCAAAGAAACATTTACTTTCTTCTGCGGAAGCCTTCGGATGGAAACCCTGCCGGTGAACCTGAAAATTTCGGGAATCAGTTTTAATGAAATTGAGGTATACGAAACGGTTTTGGCACCGAAAAAAATAAATGCTGAAGTCGATGGATTGCTGTTTTTCAGTCCGTCAGCCGTCGAAAGTTATTTAGCTGAAAATCAAATTGACAATCAAATCTGCTTCTGCATCGGCGCAACGACCGCAAAAGCTTTGGAACAAAAAACAAAAAATATTGTGATGGCAAATAAGCCAAGCGTGGAAAACGTCATCATACAAACCATACAACATTTTAAATAA
- the hemE gene encoding uroporphyrinogen decarboxylase, with amino-acid sequence MSTIKNDLFLKALRGETVERPPVWMMRQAGRYLPEFIALRDKYDFFTRCQTPELAAEITVQPIRRIAPDAAILFSDILVVPQAMGIEVLMKESVGPFLPNPIRTPQDVEKVIVPNIDETLGYVMDAIKLTKEMLNDEVPLIGFAGSPWTIFCYAVEGKGSKSFDTAKGFCFTHPEAAHVLLQKITDTTIAYLKEKVKAGVNAVQVFDSWGGMLSPVDYQEFSWKYINQIVEALAPETHVIVFGKGCWFALGEMGKSKASALGVDWTCSARNARYLSGGNITLQGNFDPSRLLSPIPTIKKMVHQMIDEFGKDKYIVNLGHGILPNIPVDHAKAFVDAVKEYNR; translated from the coding sequence GTGTCAACAATAAAAAACGACTTATTCCTGAAAGCCCTCAGAGGCGAAACCGTAGAAAGACCACCTGTTTGGATGATGCGCCAGGCCGGAAGATATTTGCCTGAGTTCATTGCGCTACGTGATAAATATGATTTCTTCACGCGTTGCCAAACCCCGGAACTTGCTGCTGAAATTACCGTACAGCCGATTCGCAGGATTGCACCGGATGCCGCAATTTTATTTTCAGACATTCTTGTCGTTCCGCAGGCGATGGGCATTGAAGTTTTGATGAAAGAAAGTGTTGGCCCATTTTTACCAAATCCAATCCGTACACCACAGGATGTCGAAAAAGTAATTGTTCCGAACATCGACGAAACTTTAGGCTACGTCATGGATGCCATCAAACTGACCAAGGAAATGCTGAATGACGAAGTGCCGCTGATCGGTTTTGCAGGCTCGCCATGGACAATTTTTTGTTATGCCGTGGAAGGAAAAGGCTCGAAAAGTTTTGATACTGCTAAAGGGTTTTGCTTTACGCATCCTGAAGCTGCACATGTCCTGTTGCAGAAAATCACTGATACGACCATTGCTTATTTAAAAGAAAAAGTCAAAGCCGGCGTCAATGCCGTTCAGGTTTTTGACAGCTGGGGCGGGATGCTTTCGCCTGTGGATTATCAGGAATTTTCATGGAAATACATCAACCAGATTGTGGAAGCTTTGGCACCCGAGACACACGTAATCGTTTTTGGAAAAGGCTGTTGGTTTGCGCTTGGCGAAATGGGCAAAAGTAAAGCCTCTGCGCTTGGTGTGGACTGGACATGCTCTGCAAGGAATGCACGTTATCTTTCAGGCGGGAATATTACGCTTCAGGGGAATTTCGACCCGTCGCGTTTATTATCACCAATTCCTACGATTAAGAAAATGGTCCACCAGATGATTGATGAGTTCGGAAAAGACAAATACATCGTAAACCTTGGTCATGGTATTTTACCAAATATTCCGGTTGATCATGCGAAAGCGTTTGTGGATGCGGTGAAGGAATATAATCGCTGA
- the hemF gene encoding oxygen-dependent coproporphyrinogen oxidase, with translation MKNQFYKYIQKLQDTICAALEKSDGSAKFREDIWQRPEGGGGRTRVIENGAVIEKGGVNISAVHGKLPDTMQKMFNVGEADFFACGLSLVIHPKNPMAPTVHANWRYFEMYDADGNIIDQWFGGGQDLTPYYLFEEDAKHFHQTCKTACDKHSDAFYPKYKVQCDAYFWNAHRHEARGIGGLFFDYCKTNDGMTMENWYDFVTEVGNSFTAAYIPILDRRKNLPYTDDNRNWQEIRRGRYVEFNLVHDKGTLFGLKTNGRIESILMSLPPRVQWVYDHHAEPGSEEERLIKVLESPINWV, from the coding sequence ATGAAGAATCAATTTTACAAATACATCCAAAAACTACAGGATACTATCTGCGCCGCACTTGAAAAATCGGACGGCTCAGCCAAATTCCGCGAGGATATCTGGCAACGTCCCGAAGGCGGTGGAGGAAGAACGCGCGTGATTGAAAATGGCGCGGTCATTGAAAAAGGCGGTGTCAATATTTCTGCTGTTCACGGTAAACTGCCTGACACGATGCAGAAAATGTTCAATGTAGGTGAAGCCGATTTCTTTGCCTGCGGATTAAGTCTTGTTATCCATCCAAAAAACCCTATGGCACCTACCGTTCATGCGAATTGGCGTTACTTCGAGATGTATGATGCCGACGGGAATATCATCGATCAATGGTTCGGTGGCGGTCAGGATTTAACACCTTATTACCTGTTTGAGGAAGATGCGAAACACTTTCATCAAACCTGTAAAACCGCCTGCGATAAGCATTCGGACGCGTTTTACCCGAAATACAAAGTGCAATGCGATGCTTATTTCTGGAATGCGCACCGCCATGAAGCCCGGGGTATCGGAGGATTGTTTTTCGATTACTGCAAAACGAACGATGGCATGACGATGGAAAACTGGTACGATTTTGTAACCGAAGTCGGAAACAGTTTTACAGCAGCATACATTCCAATTCTTGACAGGAGAAAAAATCTGCCTTACACAGATGACAACCGCAACTGGCAGGAAATCCGGCGCGGGCGTTATGTAGAATTCAATTTGGTACACGATAAAGGCACGCTTTTCGGACTGAAAACCAACGGCCGCATTGAAAGCATTTTGATGAGTTTGCCACCAAGGGTACAATGGGTTTACGATCATCATGCTGAGCCTGGAAGCGAGGAAGAAAGATTAATTAAAGTATTGGAAAGCCCAATCAATTGGGTTTGA
- a CDS encoding GNAT family N-acetyltransferase, whose product MNIDWEISPIDDITAEAFFALINKNREHIRKTFPGTLSGCDSFEKTQEFIAAANEKQAKREGHYFYIHHKEMETLIGYICVKNIDPRILRCELAYFIDEDFEGQGIITKAVSNTIAYCFNELLMNKIIICTSKENTASQRIATKHGFVKEGLLRKEFRSGEGSLEDICYFGLLKSDYK is encoded by the coding sequence ATGAATATTGATTGGGAAATATCGCCAATTGACGACATCACCGCTGAAGCATTCTTCGCGTTGATTAATAAAAACCGGGAACACATACGGAAAACATTTCCCGGAACACTTTCCGGCTGTGATTCTTTTGAAAAAACGCAGGAATTTATTGCTGCAGCCAATGAAAAACAGGCAAAAAGAGAAGGGCATTATTTTTACATACATCACAAGGAAATGGAGACGCTTATAGGATACATTTGCGTGAAAAATATCGATCCGCGAATCTTAAGATGTGAACTGGCTTATTTCATCGATGAGGATTTTGAAGGACAGGGCATTATTACCAAAGCGGTTTCGAATACCATCGCTTATTGCTTCAACGAGTTGCTGATGAATAAAATCATCATCTGCACTTCAAAAGAAAACACCGCAAGCCAGCGCATCGCCACAAAACATGGATTTGTTAAGGAAGGTCTTTTAAGGAAAGAGTTCCGCAGTGGCGAAGGAAGCCTGGAGGATATATGCTATTTCGGACTGTTAAAATCGGATTATAAATGA